One part of the Lachnospiraceae bacterium JLR.KK002 genome encodes these proteins:
- a CDS encoding GH3 auxin-responsive promoter family protein, protein MGFGKEPRNPAISQLYGEFQEAEKRNGENLRKILRENRNTGYGKTHGFSEICSEEDYRKHVPLTEYPAYETMGQKPEFYTVYPVSCILVTSGTTGVQKEFCLTEEALRRYGSYIYEMLYELSGGRKGPHLHMSVFRPDKDGKNLLSAAWYRYLESCGIFECSSFAGGKELLFSDKIRHVAYVKAWLALSCPELVSIQAIFLYDILLLFGYLEENWRQLLADMKSRKISWCPEREVQEILLAQGPSPERIRELEQIFSEGFETPIAPRLWKRLSFLSGIGGSMYPFQGESLKDYIGDIPVSYFAYASSECMAGIAPELNRAEYALLPGSGYYEFLDKEGQAVTLSGVRAGEIYEPVITTFSGLYRYRTGDFIKIVSFLEQAPVFEVVGRRNQVSDIAGEKLDAGTVQAAVLGWAEEQNVKVSDFTLGMDVRSLPCRYCLFVETEKQNGVQWESCFDWKLRELSPDYDDVRNLGMLESPGVYPVKRGMLAGQFLSEKGEQAHRKPRIFFSPEQTERLLRIRTGEEHGADQGCI, encoded by the coding sequence ATGGGTTTTGGAAAAGAACCCCGGAATCCGGCAATTTCACAGCTTTATGGAGAATTTCAGGAGGCGGAAAAAAGGAATGGAGAGAATCTTCGTAAGATTCTGAGGGAGAATCGTAACACGGGGTATGGGAAAACACACGGTTTTTCAGAAATCTGTTCAGAGGAGGATTACCGGAAGCATGTTCCCCTTACGGAGTACCCGGCTTACGAAACCATGGGACAGAAACCGGAATTTTATACGGTATATCCGGTGTCATGCATACTGGTTACATCAGGAACCACCGGAGTGCAGAAAGAGTTCTGTCTTACAGAAGAAGCATTGCGGCGGTATGGCTCTTATATTTATGAAATGCTCTATGAACTGTCCGGCGGCCGGAAAGGGCCCCATCTTCATATGAGCGTGTTCCGCCCGGATAAAGATGGGAAAAATCTGCTGTCAGCAGCCTGGTACCGATATCTGGAGTCCTGCGGTATTTTTGAATGTTCTTCCTTTGCAGGCGGAAAAGAACTGCTGTTTTCAGATAAAATCAGGCACGTGGCCTATGTGAAAGCCTGGCTTGCACTGAGCTGTCCGGAGCTTGTGTCCATACAGGCGATTTTCCTGTATGATATCCTCCTGCTGTTTGGATATCTGGAGGAGAACTGGAGACAGCTTCTTGCTGATATGAAAAGCCGGAAAATTTCCTGGTGCCCTGAGCGGGAGGTGCAGGAGATATTGCTGGCGCAGGGCCCTTCTCCGGAAAGAATCCGGGAACTGGAACAGATTTTTTCGGAAGGATTTGAAACGCCCATTGCTCCAAGGCTGTGGAAGAGGCTTTCCTTTCTCAGCGGAATTGGGGGCAGTATGTATCCGTTTCAGGGAGAATCCTTAAAAGATTATATCGGGGATATTCCCGTTTCTTATTTTGCTTATGCTTCTTCGGAATGTATGGCGGGAATTGCACCGGAACTTAACCGGGCAGAATATGCATTGCTGCCAGGCAGCGGATATTATGAGTTTTTAGATAAAGAGGGGCAGGCAGTGACTCTGAGCGGTGTGCGGGCAGGTGAAATATACGAGCCTGTCATCACCACTTTTTCCGGGCTGTACCGTTACCGGACCGGGGACTTCATTAAAATTGTATCTTTCCTGGAACAGGCGCCCGTATTTGAGGTGGTGGGAAGGAGAAATCAGGTGTCTGATATTGCCGGGGAGAAACTGGACGCCGGTACGGTTCAGGCAGCAGTGCTGGGATGGGCGGAAGAACAGAATGTGAAGGTTTCGGATTTCACACTGGGCATGGACGTCAGGAGCCTGCCCTGCAGATACTGCCTGTTTGTGGAAACAGAAAAACAGAATGGCGTACAGTGGGAATCCTGTTTTGACTGGAAGCTGCGGGAACTTTCCCCGGACTATGATGATGTGAGAAATCTGGGGATGCTGGAAAGTCCCGGAGTATATCCGGTGAAAAGAGGAATGCTGGCAGGACAGTTCCTCTCAGAAAAGGGAGAACAGGCCCACAGAAAGCCGCGTATATTTTTCAGTCCTGAGCAGACGGAACGGCTGCTTCGGATTAGAACAGGTGAGGAACATGGAGCAGATCAGGGATGTATATAA
- a CDS encoding MerR family transcriptional regulator has product MLIHEACQKSSLTRKAVEYYMEQGLISPAIQENGYRDFSEDDIIRLKKISVLRRLEIPVPAIHAILSGQSEKELREISEKKKAELSLLSEKQKLIQELSETQDWELAHRRLQQLEHKQSVLERLKTFFPGSYGRFVSLHFAPYLNHTIETVEQQEAFDTVLTFLDNARLNLPDELQEYLDETFSHFDETFAEKISAATDAAIRDPETYMAEHRKEIAHYLALKESEAYQATPAYRLEQALRQFTASSGYNDVFIPAMCRLSASYRHYHEKLQQANHVVNHSIKTSF; this is encoded by the coding sequence ATGTTAATCCATGAAGCATGTCAGAAGTCTTCTCTGACCAGAAAAGCTGTGGAATATTATATGGAACAGGGGCTTATTTCCCCGGCGATTCAGGAAAACGGTTATCGGGATTTTTCAGAGGACGACATCATCCGGCTGAAAAAAATTTCCGTTTTGAGACGTCTGGAAATTCCCGTCCCCGCTATCCATGCCATTCTGTCAGGACAGTCGGAAAAAGAACTGCGGGAAATTTCAGAAAAAAAGAAAGCGGAGCTTTCACTTCTGTCAGAAAAACAGAAACTGATTCAGGAGCTTTCCGAAACGCAGGACTGGGAACTGGCCCACAGACGGTTGCAGCAGCTTGAACATAAACAGTCTGTCCTGGAACGTCTGAAAACGTTCTTCCCCGGCAGTTATGGAAGATTTGTCTCCCTCCACTTTGCACCGTATCTGAACCACACCATTGAAACAGTGGAACAGCAGGAAGCCTTTGACACTGTTCTTACATTCCTGGACAATGCCCGGCTCAACCTTCCGGATGAATTACAGGAATATCTGGATGAGACTTTCTCGCATTTTGATGAAACTTTTGCAGAAAAGATATCTGCCGCTACAGACGCAGCCATCCGGGACCCCGAAACGTATATGGCGGAGCACCGGAAAGAGATTGCGCATTATCTGGCGTTGAAAGAATCGGAGGCATATCAGGCAACGCCCGCTTACCGTCTGGAGCAGGCATTGCGGCAGTTCACTGCTTCCAGCGGATATAACGATGTATTTATTCCTGCCATGTGCCGGTTAAGCGCATCTTACCGGCATTATCATGAGAAACTGCAGCAGGCCAATCATGTAGTAAACCATTCCATTAAAACCTCTTTTTAA
- a CDS encoding class I SAM-dependent methyltransferase, producing the protein MEQIRDVYKQEKELLRLAMQHRFLKEQEQPVYDKVLAGREQMMVLDIGCNDGTRTADRFCGDSVAGVIGLEYHRELVERAGHMYGGGKFRFYQADVESSGFESSLRNIMEISGIEGFDIINISFVLMHLREPGKLLAGIRPFLKPGGTILSIETDDRFSHMSPDREGRMRLFLELCEKDMLSGSRCLGGDIPGMLGSCGYQHVTVYSDRISAARREKEKKQQMFEIAFSYLPEDFDELCRLFPENQEYARIRTQIAENYEKFRIDFVEESEEVSCGLVMAAGSR; encoded by the coding sequence ATGGAGCAGATCAGGGATGTATATAAACAGGAAAAGGAACTTCTGCGGCTGGCCATGCAGCACAGGTTCCTGAAAGAGCAGGAACAGCCGGTATATGATAAAGTGCTGGCAGGCAGGGAACAGATGATGGTGCTGGACATTGGCTGTAATGACGGAACCAGAACCGCCGACCGGTTCTGCGGAGACAGTGTGGCAGGGGTGATTGGACTGGAATACCACAGAGAGCTGGTGGAACGGGCCGGCCATATGTACGGAGGCGGAAAATTCCGCTTTTATCAGGCAGATGTGGAAAGCAGCGGTTTTGAGTCTTCCCTCCGGAATATTATGGAAATTTCCGGGATTGAGGGATTTGACATAATTAATATTTCTTTTGTGCTTATGCACCTGAGAGAGCCGGGGAAACTCCTTGCCGGAATCAGACCTTTTTTAAAACCCGGAGGGACGATTCTTTCCATTGAGACGGACGATCGGTTCAGCCATATGTCTCCCGACAGGGAGGGAAGAATGCGGCTGTTTCTGGAGTTGTGTGAGAAAGATATGCTGTCCGGCAGCAGATGTCTGGGAGGGGATATCCCCGGTATGCTGGGGTCCTGCGGCTATCAGCACGTCACGGTATACAGCGACCGTATCAGTGCTGCCCGCCGGGAAAAAGAGAAAAAACAGCAGATGTTTGAAATTGCTTTCTCCTATCTCCCGGAGGATTTTGATGAACTGTGCAGGCTTTTTCCTGAAAATCAGGAATATGCCCGTATCAGGACTCAGATTGCGGAAAATTATGAAAAATTCCGGATTGATTTTGTGGAGGAATCGGAGGAAGTATCATGCGGGCTGGTGATGGCAGCAGGCAGCCGGTAA
- a CDS encoding ATP-binding protein yields MQELHVDATIENIGKVTEFVDSRLEELGCPLKAQMQIDIAIDELFGNIAHYAYNPDVGPATVRVEVTEEPVAVIITFIDQGVPYDPLAKADPDVGLSLEEREAGGLGIFMVKKTMDEISYEYREGQNILKIKKRF; encoded by the coding sequence ATGCAGGAACTTCATGTGGATGCAACCATAGAAAATATCGGGAAGGTGACGGAGTTTGTGGACAGCCGGCTGGAAGAACTGGGCTGTCCGCTGAAAGCACAGATGCAGATTGACATTGCCATTGACGAGCTGTTTGGGAATATTGCCCATTATGCCTATAACCCGGATGTGGGACCGGCCACGGTACGGGTGGAGGTGACAGAGGAGCCTGTGGCAGTGATTATCACATTTATTGACCAGGGAGTGCCCTACGACCCTCTGGCAAAAGCAGACCCGGATGTGGGCCTGTCGCTGGAGGAACGTGAGGCAGGAGGCCTTGGGATTTTCATGGTAAAGAAAACCATGGACGAGATTTCTTATGAGTACCGGGAGGGTCAGAATATTCTGAAAATTAAAAAGAGGTTTTAA
- a CDS encoding STAS domain-containing protein: MKITKYLNGTQLSLVLEGRLDTTTAPELEKELDSGLEGVTELIFDMEGLDYLSSAGLRILLGAQKTMKKQGSMKVIHVNETIMEIFEVTGFADILTIE; this comes from the coding sequence ATGAAAATTACAAAATATTTAAATGGAACACAGTTATCTCTTGTACTGGAAGGAAGACTGGATACTACCACAGCTCCGGAACTGGAAAAGGAACTGGACTCCGGACTGGAAGGTGTTACAGAGCTGATTTTTGATATGGAAGGACTGGATTACCTGTCATCCGCAGGACTTCGTATCCTTCTGGGCGCTCAGAAAACCATGAAAAAGCAGGGCAGCATGAAGGTAATCCATGTGAATGAGACGATAATGGAAATTTTTGAAGTGACCGGGTTTGCAGATATCCTTACGATTGAGTAA
- a CDS encoding MATE family efflux transporter, whose product MERNDFLINKKIHQYILPGILMTVAMQLGNVVDGMIVGNILGPDAMAAIELSMPVLLLLQMAAMVLAMGGAAEAAVLLGKRNVREAGSVLTASLGAGLAVSLVFALFTPILPGPLAMALAGNEAMAELVKPYIMVNFAGIPILTLAIIFCYFMNADNHPRLGSALFIIANAINLVLDVLFLKEFHMGMAGSALSTVIGYLAGMVTVVCYLRSGQRMLYLQKPDKKLLPYVKLAVRAGIPSGAFTLMSALKSVIINSTIVRVLGNDSMAVYSVCANAVLIAELCVGGIIGLIQNIAGILYGERDYYGIRTLCKRVLTYSYVAIGALLVIFLGAPQVIAGLFGIGEGEMLELCKTALRIFACSFPFYVYNKFLMSYYQTILQPGLSTVITVLQGFLVIVPLTLGGIFLWGLTGVCAMAVISEMVTILLGSLYRIWGQRKGKSEGGVYMLPEVRNETFLECSLENDLKEVIAFREKLFAFCGEHQIDDRDANILGLAVEELAANIVQYGYRNGKKNYMDISFTVQDDKYILRVRDDGIPFNPLEHEQELEEITVGGIGLLKKIMSDFQYMRVLNMNNTIVELDR is encoded by the coding sequence ATGGAGCGAAATGATTTTCTGATCAACAAAAAAATTCACCAGTATATTCTGCCGGGCATACTGATGACCGTGGCCATGCAGCTTGGCAATGTGGTGGATGGCATGATTGTAGGAAATATTCTGGGGCCTGACGCCATGGCTGCCATTGAGCTTTCCATGCCCGTATTGCTTCTGCTTCAGATGGCCGCCATGGTACTGGCCATGGGCGGCGCTGCGGAAGCAGCCGTACTGCTTGGGAAGCGGAATGTCCGGGAGGCAGGCAGCGTGCTTACTGCCTCTCTGGGAGCCGGCCTTGCAGTTTCTCTGGTGTTTGCACTGTTCACACCGATACTGCCGGGCCCTCTGGCCATGGCCCTTGCCGGAAACGAGGCCATGGCGGAGCTGGTAAAGCCTTACATTATGGTGAATTTTGCCGGAATCCCCATTCTGACTCTTGCCATTATTTTCTGCTATTTCATGAATGCGGATAACCATCCCCGGCTGGGCAGTGCACTGTTTATCATTGCAAATGCAATCAATCTGGTGCTGGATGTTCTGTTTCTTAAGGAATTTCATATGGGGATGGCGGGCAGCGCCCTTTCCACGGTAATCGGTTATCTGGCAGGCATGGTGACGGTGGTATGTTACTTACGCTCCGGACAGCGGATGCTGTATTTGCAGAAACCGGATAAGAAGCTGCTTCCATATGTGAAGCTGGCGGTGAGGGCGGGAATTCCCAGCGGGGCTTTTACCCTGATGTCCGCCCTGAAATCTGTGATTATCAATTCAACCATTGTGAGGGTACTGGGAAATGATTCCATGGCAGTATATTCTGTCTGTGCCAATGCGGTGCTGATTGCGGAACTTTGCGTGGGCGGGATTATCGGCCTTATCCAGAATATTGCAGGAATCCTCTATGGAGAGCGGGATTATTATGGAATCCGCACCCTCTGTAAACGGGTGCTTACCTACAGCTACGTCGCCATCGGGGCGCTGCTGGTGATTTTCCTGGGGGCGCCCCAGGTGATAGCGGGTCTGTTCGGTATTGGGGAAGGGGAGATGCTGGAGCTCTGTAAGACAGCTCTGCGTATCTTCGCCTGCAGCTTTCCTTTTTATGTATACAACAAGTTCCTGATGTCCTATTATCAGACTATTCTGCAGCCGGGGCTGTCCACTGTGATTACGGTATTGCAGGGATTTCTGGTGATTGTGCCCCTGACCCTGGGAGGAATCTTTCTGTGGGGGCTGACAGGGGTATGCGCGATGGCTGTGATAAGCGAGATGGTTACCATACTGCTGGGTTCCCTGTACCGGATTTGGGGCCAGCGAAAGGGAAAATCTGAGGGCGGCGTTTATATGCTTCCGGAGGTCAGAAATGAAACATTTCTGGAATGCTCTCTGGAAAATGATTTGAAAGAGGTCATAGCGTTCCGGGAGAAGCTGTTTGCATTTTGCGGAGAACATCAGATTGATGACAGAGACGCCAATATCCTTGGCCTTGCGGTGGAGGAGCTTGCGGCCAATATTGTGCAGTACGGCTATCGGAATGGGAAAAAGAACTATATGGATATCAGCTTTACCGTTCAGGATGACAAATATATACTGAGAGTCCGGGACGACGGTATCCCCTTTAATCCTCTGGAGCATGAGCAGGAACTGGAAGAAATCACAGTGGGAGGAATCGGTCTGCTGAAAAAGATAATGTCAGACTTCCAGTATATGCGGGTACTGAATATGAACAATACTATTGTGGAGCTGGACAGATGA
- a CDS encoding SpoIIE family protein phosphatase: MKKLKLLPKFMISLIIMGSILAVSISMFSYFVSKSYFEEMYAYRVVNGSRTIARILSPEDVRAVLGEGGDNTAAYQEMYDMMNELKKDGGITFLSLVVPHEESVTFYIDACVESMGDDKANQIPWGTEILYEDAARDREELQKYYQNRELYSQNTGTLEPQVTDNQYGYNYTAAWPVLDENGNAIAQIQYILDMQAVRDHLNSILRTMFGISAGIMLAAILCYIVLVQRNLLAPVGKLVKFTDQITSSGNFHGQAIGLSTGDEIEDLANSFNYMLEELDRYIDNLAKVTSEKERIGAELSVATHIQSSMLPCIFPAFPDRKEFDIYATMDPAKEVGGDFYDFFMVDERHIAVVVADVSGKGVPAALFMVIGKTLLKDHTRPGVSLGTVFSEVNNLLCSSNSEGMFITAFEGVLDLVTGEFCYVNAGHEVPYLCRKGEDFVPYRVRPGFVLAGMEDIRYREGSLQLEPGDSIFLYTDGIPEATDGKNEMYGSTRLTDILNSHRDKAPGDLLPEIKRDVEQFVKDAPQFDDITMLCLEYRESMEQKPDTSHGG, encoded by the coding sequence ATGAAAAAATTAAAACTTTTGCCCAAATTTATGATTTCGCTGATTATTATGGGGAGCATTCTGGCAGTCAGCATTTCGATGTTCAGTTATTTTGTATCAAAAAGTTATTTTGAAGAAATGTATGCTTACCGGGTGGTCAATGGCAGCAGAACCATTGCGCGAATACTTTCTCCGGAAGATGTGAGGGCTGTGCTTGGAGAGGGCGGTGACAATACAGCCGCATATCAGGAAATGTATGACATGATGAATGAGCTGAAAAAGGACGGCGGAATTACTTTTTTGTCCCTGGTGGTGCCTCATGAGGAAAGCGTGACTTTTTATATTGACGCCTGTGTGGAGAGCATGGGGGACGATAAGGCAAATCAGATTCCCTGGGGCACGGAGATTCTGTATGAGGATGCGGCCAGAGACAGGGAAGAACTGCAGAAATATTATCAGAACCGGGAACTGTACAGTCAGAATACCGGCACCCTGGAACCTCAGGTGACGGATAATCAGTATGGATACAATTATACGGCGGCCTGGCCCGTTTTGGATGAAAATGGAAATGCCATTGCCCAAATCCAGTATATTCTTGATATGCAGGCAGTCCGGGATCACCTGAATTCCATTCTGCGTACCATGTTCGGAATTTCTGCCGGGATAATGCTGGCGGCCATTCTGTGCTATATTGTGCTTGTTCAGAGAAACCTGCTGGCTCCTGTGGGAAAGCTGGTGAAATTTACAGACCAGATTACGTCCAGCGGCAACTTTCACGGGCAGGCCATCGGGCTGTCTACCGGAGATGAGATTGAGGATCTGGCAAATTCCTTTAACTATATGCTGGAAGAACTGGACAGGTATATTGATAATCTGGCGAAGGTAACGTCGGAAAAGGAGCGGATTGGGGCGGAACTGTCGGTGGCCACCCATATTCAGTCTTCCATGCTGCCCTGCATTTTCCCTGCATTTCCGGACCGGAAAGAATTTGATATTTATGCCACCATGGATCCGGCAAAGGAAGTGGGAGGCGATTTTTATGATTTCTTTATGGTGGATGAAAGGCATATTGCAGTGGTGGTGGCAGATGTATCAGGGAAAGGGGTTCCGGCCGCATTGTTTATGGTAATCGGCAAAACATTGCTGAAAGACCATACCCGGCCGGGGGTTTCTCTTGGAACCGTATTTTCGGAAGTGAACAATCTGCTCTGCAGTTCCAACAGTGAAGGGATGTTTATCACAGCCTTTGAAGGGGTGCTGGATCTGGTGACCGGGGAATTCTGTTATGTCAATGCAGGGCACGAAGTTCCTTATCTCTGCCGGAAGGGAGAGGATTTTGTACCGTACCGGGTGCGTCCCGGATTTGTCCTTGCGGGAATGGAAGATATCCGGTACCGGGAAGGAAGTTTGCAGCTGGAACCGGGAGACAGTATTTTCCTGTATACCGACGGGATACCGGAAGCTACAGACGGGAAGAACGAAATGTATGGAAGCACCCGTCTTACGGATATCCTGAACAGCCACAGGGATAAGGCGCCGGGAGATTTGCTGCCGGAAATAAAAAGGGATGTGGAACAGTTTGTAAAAGACGCCCCTCAGTTTGATGATATTACCATGCTGTGCCTGGAGTACAGAGAATCCATGGAGCAAAAGCCGGATACCTCGCATGGGGGCTGA
- a CDS encoding SHOCT domain-containing protein encodes MREDINACLEKFNIKTFGNKKNIERAESMLWPDEKVLYITPANAVIYSVNVRKKDKLPGIFTVTDRRILFSFKAGFTEMDESFGLEEVEAVNSSGNGMTGGHITVHTKVKTIDVSVTSKKEILKEIQNLITVAVNARKNNAEIFPSDSREDDSLEQLEKLHNFLERGIITKEEFEIKKRQLLGL; translated from the coding sequence ATGCGTGAAGATATTAATGCATGTCTGGAAAAATTTAATATTAAAACCTTTGGAAATAAAAAGAATATTGAGCGAGCAGAGAGTATGCTGTGGCCAGATGAAAAAGTTTTGTATATAACACCTGCAAATGCAGTGATTTACAGTGTAAATGTTAGAAAAAAAGATAAATTGCCGGGAATTTTCACAGTGACGGACAGAAGGATACTGTTTTCCTTTAAAGCCGGTTTTACGGAAATGGACGAGAGCTTTGGCCTGGAAGAAGTAGAAGCGGTTAATTCTTCAGGCAATGGAATGACAGGCGGGCATATTACTGTTCATACAAAAGTAAAGACCATTGACGTTTCTGTCACCAGTAAGAAAGAGATATTGAAGGAAATACAGAATCTTATTACTGTAGCGGTAAATGCCCGTAAGAATAATGCTGAAATATTCCCTTCGGACAGCCGGGAGGATGACAGTCTTGAACAATTGGAAAAACTGCATAATTTTCTGGAGCGTGGTATTATTACAAAGGAAGAATTTGAAATTAAAAAAAGGCAACTGCTGGGATTGTAA
- a CDS encoding LytTR family DNA-binding domain-containing protein — MYKIAICDDEDTLIEELKENLERYGSETDREFCFFAYHDGSELLESYQPDYDLIFMDIKMEKLNGLKTADEIRRMDSSVGLIFLTSLKQYVWKGYEYNAVNYLVKPVKYGVLKIELDRYFARYRGKDEPYLNFANENGRYRVLYKNISYAETEKRNVLLHFEGQKQVIYKNMKEISALLCGQPQFVQCHQSFVVNMSFIRGVEKLEAILTTGERIPVSQPRRKAFMREITDYWGDIL, encoded by the coding sequence ATGTATAAAATAGCCATTTGTGACGACGAAGATACACTGATTGAAGAACTGAAAGAGAATCTGGAGCGGTACGGCTCAGAGACAGACAGAGAATTCTGTTTTTTTGCTTACCATGACGGAAGCGAACTGCTGGAGTCGTACCAGCCGGATTATGACCTGATATTTATGGATATAAAAATGGAAAAGCTCAACGGCCTGAAGACTGCGGATGAGATACGCAGGATGGACAGTTCGGTGGGCCTTATTTTTCTTACTTCGCTGAAACAGTATGTATGGAAAGGTTATGAATACAATGCGGTGAATTATCTGGTGAAGCCAGTAAAATACGGAGTGCTGAAGATTGAGCTTGACCGTTACTTTGCCCGGTATCGGGGAAAAGACGAGCCATATCTGAACTTTGCAAATGAGAATGGCAGATACCGGGTACTGTACAAAAATATATCTTATGCCGAGACGGAAAAGCGCAATGTACTGCTGCATTTTGAGGGACAGAAACAGGTTATTTATAAGAATATGAAGGAGATATCCGCACTGCTCTGCGGACAGCCTCAGTTTGTGCAGTGCCATCAGAGCTTTGTGGTGAATATGTCTTTTATCAGAGGGGTGGAAAAGCTGGAAGCGATTCTGACTACGGGAGAGCGGATTCCGGTCAGCCAGCCCAGGCGGAAGGCTTTTATGAGAGAGATAACTGATTACTGGGGAGATATACTGTAA
- a CDS encoding ABC transporter ATP-binding protein has product MTILKASHLKKYYGRDESLVKALDDVNVSVEQGRFVAVVGTSGSGKSTLLNMLGGLDIPDSGSVEMEDRAMETLTEEQLTVFRRRRIGFIFQNYNLIPWLTVYENIVLPVRLDGKTEDVEFLREILQFLELEGKEAGYPAHLSGGQQQRVAIARALITKPAIILADEPTGNLDSRNGEKVIDLLKTTGEKFNQTIVMITHNQEIAAKADVRIRMEDGKVQVQGEES; this is encoded by the coding sequence ATGACTATTTTAAAAGCATCTCATCTGAAAAAATATTACGGCAGAGACGAAAGCCTTGTAAAGGCTCTGGATGATGTAAACGTATCTGTGGAGCAGGGCCGGTTTGTGGCTGTCGTCGGCACATCGGGCAGCGGAAAATCCACATTGCTGAATATGCTGGGCGGTCTGGACATTCCGGATTCCGGCAGTGTGGAGATGGAAGACAGGGCCATGGAAACGTTGACAGAAGAACAGCTTACGGTGTTCCGGCGCAGACGTATCGGGTTTATTTTTCAGAATTATAATCTCATTCCCTGGCTTACGGTGTATGAGAATATTGTGCTGCCTGTCCGTCTGGACGGGAAGACGGAAGATGTGGAATTTCTCAGAGAAATCCTTCAGTTTCTGGAGTTGGAAGGGAAAGAGGCCGGTTATCCCGCCCATCTCTCCGGCGGCCAGCAGCAGCGCGTGGCCATTGCCCGCGCATTGATTACAAAACCGGCGATTATTCTTGCTGACGAGCCCACCGGAAATCTGGACAGCCGCAATGGAGAAAAAGTCATTGATTTGCTGAAGACGACAGGGGAAAAATTTAACCAGACCATTGTTATGATTACCCATAACCAGGAAATTGCCGCAAAAGCAGACGTGAGAATCCGTATGGAGGACGGGAAAGTACAGGTACAGGGGGAAGAATCATGA
- a CDS encoding 4'-phosphopantetheinyl transferase superfamily protein, giving the protein MRRDRLYRLDAWKLEDDICFRKNYEMLSPARREKIDAYRFRKDKNLSLGAGILLDLGLSRHGLREKDVLIACGPEGKPYLPEYPCIHFNLSHSEKLVLGVFAESEVGCDVEWMQQADLALAKKYFCPGEYEYVAGQQGEQRQKEAFYRIWTLKESFLKATGLGFSLPLNDFEIRMEENGKVTLLQQVDERNYQFEEYRLGEYQAAVCYVKET; this is encoded by the coding sequence ATGAGGCGGGACAGGCTGTACAGGCTGGACGCCTGGAAACTGGAGGACGATATCTGTTTCCGGAAAAATTATGAAATGCTTTCTCCCGCGCGCCGGGAAAAAATCGACGCTTACCGATTCCGGAAGGATAAAAACCTTTCCCTGGGAGCAGGTATACTTCTGGATTTGGGACTTTCCCGGCATGGGCTGAGGGAGAAGGATGTTCTGATTGCCTGTGGGCCGGAGGGCAAACCATATCTGCCGGAATATCCCTGTATTCACTTTAATCTGTCCCATTCCGAAAAGCTGGTTCTGGGAGTATTTGCGGAGTCGGAAGTGGGGTGTGATGTGGAATGGATGCAGCAGGCGGATCTGGCTCTGGCGAAGAAATACTTTTGTCCAGGCGAATATGAGTATGTGGCAGGGCAGCAGGGAGAACAGAGGCAGAAGGAAGCATTCTACCGTATCTGGACCCTGAAAGAGAGTTTTCTGAAAGCAACGGGTCTGGGCTTTTCGCTGCCTCTGAATGATTTTGAGATACGGATGGAAGAAAATGGGAAGGTTACCCTTCTCCAGCAGGTGGATGAAAGAAATTATCAGTTTGAGGAATACCGCCTTGGGGAATACCAGGCGGCGGTATGTTATGTGAAAGAAACATGA